A genome region from Hevea brasiliensis isolate MT/VB/25A 57/8 chromosome 7, ASM3005281v1, whole genome shotgun sequence includes the following:
- the LOC131181357 gene encoding uncharacterized protein LOC131181357 — MSKRLCFPTTNNITEYEACICGLEALIAVGAKKVEVFRDSMLVVSHVKGEWELKEEKLRPYLEYAKKLLFSFEEVTMKHMPRAQNQIADALATLASLWEKGDCRPTIILIRSRIPCYEGLIIAHLDLEDEMKWYEDIRRYLEVREYPQSANSKG, encoded by the coding sequence ATGTCAAAAAGGCTATGTTTCCCAACCACTAATAATATTACAGAATATGAGGCTTGCATTTGTGGCCTGGAGGCATTAATAGCTGTTGGGGCTAAAAAAGTGGAGGTGTTCAGAGATTCAATGCTAGTGGTTTCCCATGTTAAAGGTGAAtgggaattgaaagaagaaaagttgaggccATACCTGGAGTATGCTAAGAAACTATTATTTAGCTTTGAGGAAGTGACAATGAAGCACATGCCTAGAGCTCAGAACCAGATAGCTGATGCTCTAGCCACGCTGGCATCCTTATGGGAGAAGGGTGACTGTCGACCCACCATTATCTTGATAAGGAGTAGAATCCCATGCTATGAAGGGTTAATAATAGCACATTTAGATCTAGAAGATGAGATGAAATGGTATGAGGACATAAGAAGATATTTAGAGGTAAGAGAATACCCACAGTCAGCCAATAGTAagggatag